Proteins from one Haloarchaeobius litoreus genomic window:
- a CDS encoding DUF402 domain-containing protein: MTVRIRGIYTTALTQLLLDSGVDVVQASPPIQHRFADHDADLAAVPDAAAVETTDDRQGVGIHGDEGTVATVREVCTGVGRDALSWADPAGRGAVVDGVVTETLGSGAVVDCGDFEGFLPFGATDGYVEDGDALRVQVTEPTPPWGDDRAELTTELTVQTGLVELSRGRSGVSANVPGDRATELVRSVELLSADVPDGWGLRWQRAAEDAEMGALGDALADAVERAEALDAAVADAPPIEDNLGSDDPFVAEGEATVWVWFGRESRFGLDDVRREVESTMVGHHRVKAAARSANTAVDFVEAVCDDPGDGEFPFRAVSEGFGPRLGDRLGICHGKPEGRAFTLGRGEVTECDPDAGTLTVERSMTGGGTYDALGTPRESGDTAVTKLKEGRWWYPTVYRDSEGESKGTYVNVCTPVELFPDAARYVDLHVDVVKHEDGTVERVDDDELDEAVAAGHVPEPLAEQARQVATAVERALG; the protein is encoded by the coding sequence ATGACGGTCCGGATCCGGGGCATCTACACGACCGCGCTCACCCAGCTCCTGCTCGATTCTGGCGTGGACGTGGTGCAGGCGTCGCCGCCCATCCAGCACCGCTTCGCCGACCACGACGCCGACCTCGCGGCGGTGCCGGACGCCGCCGCGGTCGAGACGACCGACGACAGACAGGGCGTCGGCATCCACGGCGACGAGGGGACCGTCGCGACCGTCCGCGAGGTCTGTACCGGCGTCGGACGCGACGCGCTCTCGTGGGCCGACCCCGCGGGCCGCGGCGCGGTCGTCGACGGCGTCGTCACGGAGACGCTGGGCTCCGGCGCGGTCGTCGACTGCGGCGACTTCGAGGGCTTCCTGCCGTTCGGCGCGACCGACGGCTACGTCGAGGACGGCGACGCGCTCCGCGTGCAGGTGACCGAACCCACGCCACCGTGGGGCGACGACCGCGCCGAGCTGACGACCGAGCTGACGGTCCAGACCGGCCTCGTCGAGCTCTCACGTGGGCGCTCCGGCGTGTCGGCGAACGTGCCCGGCGACCGCGCGACCGAGCTCGTGCGCAGCGTCGAACTGCTCTCGGCGGACGTGCCCGACGGCTGGGGGCTCCGCTGGCAGCGCGCCGCCGAGGACGCCGAGATGGGTGCACTGGGCGACGCGCTCGCCGACGCCGTCGAGCGTGCAGAAGCGCTCGACGCCGCGGTCGCCGACGCCCCACCCATCGAGGACAACCTGGGGAGCGACGACCCGTTCGTCGCCGAGGGCGAGGCGACGGTCTGGGTCTGGTTCGGCCGCGAGAGCCGGTTCGGCCTCGACGACGTCCGGCGCGAGGTCGAGTCGACGATGGTCGGCCACCACCGGGTGAAGGCGGCCGCCCGGTCGGCCAACACCGCCGTCGACTTCGTCGAGGCCGTCTGCGACGACCCCGGCGACGGCGAGTTCCCGTTCCGCGCCGTCAGCGAGGGGTTCGGCCCGCGGCTGGGCGACCGCCTCGGCATCTGCCACGGCAAACCGGAGGGCCGGGCGTTCACGCTCGGGCGGGGCGAGGTCACCGAGTGCGACCCGGACGCAGGCACGCTCACCGTCGAGCGCTCGATGACCGGCGGCGGCACCTACGACGCGCTCGGCACGCCACGCGAGTCGGGCGACACCGCGGTCACGAAGCTGAAGGAGGGTCGCTGGTGGTACCCGACGGTGTACCGCGATTCGGAGGGGGAGTCGAAGGGGACCTACGTCAACGTCTGCACGCCGGTCGAGCTGTTCCCCGACGCGGCGCGGTACGTCGACCTGCACGTCGACGTGGTGAAACACGAGGACGGAACGGTCGAACGCGTGGACGACGACGAGCTCGACGAGGCGGTCGCGGCCGGTCACGTGCCCGAGCCCCTCGCCGAGCAGGCCCGGCAGGTCGCGACCGCCGTCGAGCGGGCGCTCGGTTAG
- a CDS encoding geranylgeranyl reductase family protein, which produces MYDFVVVGAGPAGSRFARRASEAGHDVLALEQGRVGEPLACSGHVSTDIWGFTGPDARDELLQNEVYGARFHVGGPGSDAHEFYKREVVSNVIDRVGLDRHLAELAREAGADLREEHTVTEVAESRENVTVTARGPDGVETHEAKMVVGADGPTSRVRKALNLPEPGELLHGVLGFDPDADPQDFVDVHLTAPRFFAWRIPRADAGVEYGLACPPGRQVNELFDELVAGYGADIETRCSGLIPVGPPGVVTTRRGLLVGDAAAQTKPFTGGGILYGMTAADHAVRTVDPDDPRTLADYEAAWRDDLSTEIRLGHLIRKAYSLPEPVQTLGLASVSGEIGVHMDRPTSVFSVEHLKKMLRP; this is translated from the coding sequence ATGTACGACTTCGTCGTCGTCGGTGCCGGTCCCGCCGGCTCTCGATTCGCTCGGCGTGCGAGCGAGGCGGGCCACGACGTGCTCGCGCTGGAGCAGGGCCGCGTCGGCGAGCCGCTGGCGTGTTCGGGGCACGTGAGCACCGACATCTGGGGGTTCACCGGCCCCGACGCGCGCGACGAGCTGCTGCAGAACGAGGTGTACGGCGCGCGGTTCCACGTCGGCGGGCCGGGCTCGGACGCCCACGAGTTCTACAAGCGCGAGGTCGTCTCGAACGTCATCGACCGCGTGGGGCTGGACCGCCACCTCGCCGAGCTCGCCCGCGAGGCGGGCGCGGACCTGCGGGAGGAGCACACCGTCACCGAGGTCGCGGAGTCCCGCGAGAACGTCACCGTCACCGCGCGTGGCCCGGACGGCGTGGAGACGCACGAGGCGAAGATGGTCGTCGGCGCGGACGGCCCCACGTCGCGAGTGCGCAAGGCACTGAACCTGCCCGAGCCGGGCGAACTGCTCCACGGCGTGCTCGGCTTCGACCCGGACGCGGACCCGCAGGACTTCGTGGACGTCCACCTGACCGCGCCGCGCTTCTTCGCGTGGCGCATCCCGCGGGCCGACGCCGGCGTCGAGTACGGGCTGGCGTGCCCGCCGGGCCGGCAGGTGAACGAGCTGTTCGACGAGCTGGTCGCGGGCTACGGCGCGGACATCGAGACGCGCTGCTCGGGGCTCATCCCGGTCGGGCCGCCGGGCGTGGTGACCACGCGCCGTGGCCTCCTCGTCGGCGACGCCGCCGCGCAGACGAAGCCGTTCACGGGTGGTGGCATCCTCTACGGGATGACCGCGGCGGACCACGCGGTCCGGACGGTGGACCCGGACGACCCGCGCACGCTGGCGGACTACGAGGCGGCGTGGCGCGACGACCTCTCGACGGAGATCCGGCTGGGCCACCTCATCCGGAAGGCGTACTCGCTGCCGGAGCCGGTGCAGACGCTCGGGCTCGCGTCGGTGTCGGGCGAGATCGGCGTCCACATGGACCGCCCGACCAGCGTCTTCTCGGTCGAACATCTGAAGAAGATGCTCCGTCCCTGA
- a CDS encoding DUF6432 family protein, whose protein sequence is MKAKREYRDRDEIDVSVLDALVDRQHDGMTVFELRSHVEVEIDALEDALAGLKEDDLIVVEQPSASRTVIKPAEEVVPDPEDLADDPSLVDEIRRRLPF, encoded by the coding sequence ATGAAGGCAAAGCGGGAGTATCGGGACCGGGACGAGATCGACGTTTCGGTGCTCGACGCCCTCGTCGACCGCCAGCACGACGGGATGACCGTCTTCGAGCTTCGGTCGCACGTCGAGGTCGAGATCGACGCGCTGGAGGACGCCCTGGCCGGGCTGAAGGAGGACGACCTCATCGTCGTCGAACAGCCGTCTGCCTCGCGGACCGTCATCAAGCCGGCCGAGGAGGTCGTCCCCGACCCCGAGGATCTGGCGGACGACCCGTCGCTCGTCGACGAGATCCGCCGCCGCCTGCCGTTCTAA
- a CDS encoding DUF7093 family protein, translating to MGLMCSLRGHDWSERELEDERDERGNEVVLTVREYEVCSRCDSRNLVSENTEVTSVASTDDETDEADEAAADGATADTGRADDTEDEAATADDAATEVVEDAVDGDAVVEGDDAAIIVDAEDDEGTDAVAADVTPDATREPAAATDEPAVDPADEDAVVMTDDEPTAAAADADATGASADAAADATGASADAAADPHEDPATDDGVILPGEEAEPSTDDERGHGEWPEHEQTDAPEAGGTTDWPDHDADDGGYDAQAPDDEAADVEFGGGLAPEAADDDAAEEGDTAEPEEEGHDAEFVDNATGRAPERAREEQSSRRPTDGESVTGIASASEVTAPSEGTSTSPDAQLVCPACGNAESRSRTSLRAGDICPECKRGYLAEAAE from the coding sequence ATGGGTCTGATGTGTTCGCTCCGCGGTCACGACTGGAGCGAGAGGGAACTGGAGGACGAGCGCGACGAGCGCGGCAACGAGGTCGTGCTGACGGTCCGGGAGTACGAGGTCTGCTCTCGCTGTGACTCCCGGAACCTCGTCAGCGAGAACACGGAGGTCACGTCTGTCGCGAGCACCGACGACGAGACGGACGAGGCCGACGAGGCGGCTGCAGACGGGGCGACTGCGGACACCGGACGGGCCGACGACACCGAGGACGAGGCCGCAACGGCCGACGATGCGGCGACGGAGGTGGTGGAAGACGCCGTCGACGGGGACGCGGTCGTCGAGGGCGACGATGCCGCCATCATCGTCGACGCCGAGGACGACGAGGGGACCGACGCGGTGGCGGCCGACGTCACCCCGGACGCGACCCGGGAACCGGCGGCGGCGACCGACGAGCCGGCAGTCGACCCGGCTGACGAGGACGCGGTGGTCATGACGGACGACGAACCGACCGCGGCGGCGGCCGACGCCGACGCGACCGGGGCCAGCGCCGACGCAGCGGCCGACGCGACCGGGGCCAGCGCCGACGCAGCGGCCGACCCCCACGAGGACCCCGCGACGGACGACGGCGTCATCCTCCCCGGCGAGGAGGCGGAGCCGTCGACCGACGACGAACGCGGCCACGGCGAGTGGCCGGAGCACGAGCAGACGGACGCGCCCGAGGCCGGTGGGACGACCGACTGGCCCGACCACGACGCCGACGACGGGGGCTACGACGCACAGGCCCCCGACGACGAGGCGGCCGACGTGGAGTTCGGTGGTGGGCTCGCGCCGGAAGCTGCCGACGACGACGCGGCCGAGGAGGGTGACACGGCCGAGCCCGAGGAGGAGGGCCACGACGCCGAGTTCGTCGACAACGCGACCGGACGCGCACCCGAGCGAGCACGCGAGGAGCAGTCCTCACGGCGACCGACCGACGGCGAGAGCGTCACCGGAATCGCCAGCGCGAGCGAGGTCACCGCGCCCTCGGAGGGCACGAGCACGAGCCCCGACGCCCAGCTCGTCTGCCCGGCCTGTGGGAACGCCGAGAGCCGCTCGCGCACCTCGCTGCGCGCCGGCGACATCTGTCCGGAGTGCAAGCGGGGCTACCTGGCGGAGGCGGCGGAGTGA
- a CDS encoding DUF7532 family protein: protein MHFDQRTQAALRDVGLTTGELQAASEGVVERVAEAADAIEGFFETNDVVYSDMDQAHSTAEFPEHTVEYCDVTTHAADMRGWLRFDTWGVYVEDGRLLDDGTVELTLGPSVNDRVRFAPTRDAL, encoded by the coding sequence ATGCACTTCGACCAGCGGACGCAGGCCGCCCTGCGCGATGTCGGCCTGACGACCGGGGAGCTACAGGCCGCCTCGGAGGGTGTCGTCGAGCGCGTCGCCGAGGCCGCCGACGCCATCGAGGGGTTCTTCGAGACGAACGACGTGGTCTACTCGGACATGGACCAGGCGCACTCGACGGCGGAGTTCCCCGAGCACACCGTCGAGTACTGCGACGTTACGACCCACGCCGCCGACATGCGCGGCTGGCTCCGCTTCGACACCTGGGGCGTGTACGTCGAGGACGGCCGCCTGCTGGACGACGGCACCGTCGAGCTGACGCTGGGGCCGAGTGTGAACGACCGGGTGCGGTTCGCGCCGACCCGCGACGCGCTATGA
- a CDS encoding riboflavin synthase yields MFTGIVEETGEIVGVTDTDDGRRLRIAGDVVLSDVGHGASISVSGVCLTVEAYDEEAFEVFLAEETVAKTYLGDVAVGDPVNLERAMPADGRFDGHVVQGHVDTTATVRSVEAVGEDWRFAFDLPAGYGRYVVEKGSVTLDGISLTVAERDEDGFAVAIVPTTYELTNLSEKEPGDPVHLEVDVIAKYVENMLGERA; encoded by the coding sequence ATGTTCACTGGAATCGTCGAGGAGACGGGCGAGATCGTCGGGGTCACCGACACCGACGACGGTCGTCGCCTCCGTATCGCGGGCGACGTGGTGCTCTCGGACGTGGGCCACGGCGCGAGCATCAGCGTCAGTGGCGTCTGTCTCACCGTCGAGGCGTACGACGAGGAGGCGTTCGAGGTGTTCCTGGCGGAGGAGACCGTCGCGAAGACGTACCTCGGGGACGTGGCGGTCGGCGACCCGGTCAATCTGGAGCGGGCGATGCCGGCGGACGGGCGGTTCGACGGGCACGTGGTGCAGGGTCACGTGGACACGACGGCGACGGTGCGGTCGGTGGAGGCGGTGGGCGAGGACTGGCGGTTCGCGTTCGACCTGCCGGCGGGCTACGGCCGGTACGTCGTCGAGAAGGGCTCGGTGACGCTCGACGGCATCAGCCTCACGGTGGCGGAGCGCGACGAGGACGGGTTCGCGGTGGCCATCGTGCCGACGACGTACGAGCTGACGAACCTCTCGGAGAAGGAGCCGGGCGACCCGGTCCACCTGGAGGTTGACGTCATCGCGAAGTACGTCGAGAACATGCTGGGCGAGCGGGCCTGA
- a CDS encoding AsnC family transcriptional regulator: protein MRDLDDTDIEILRLLAADARRSFASIGDEVGLSGPAISDRVSRLEAVGVVRRFTVDVDRSQLRDGTPVLARLDLAPGASDEVAGAFRAADAVEHVFTTADGDVTVHARVPDAAVHRWLDTVVDPSVVRDVDVELVASSEWSPSVGGVDFALSCAECGNTVTSEGTSASIGDDVYQFCCGSCEARFQERYEELDAGV, encoded by the coding sequence ATGCGCGACCTCGACGACACCGACATCGAGATCCTCCGCCTGCTCGCCGCCGACGCCCGCCGCTCGTTCGCCAGCATCGGCGACGAGGTCGGCCTCTCCGGTCCCGCCATCTCCGACCGCGTCTCCCGTCTGGAGGCGGTCGGCGTCGTCCGCCGGTTCACCGTCGACGTCGACCGCTCGCAGCTCCGCGACGGCACGCCCGTCCTCGCCCGCCTCGACCTCGCTCCCGGCGCGAGCGACGAGGTCGCGGGCGCGTTCCGGGCCGCGGACGCCGTCGAGCACGTGTTCACGACCGCCGACGGCGACGTGACCGTCCACGCCCGCGTCCCCGACGCCGCCGTCCACCGCTGGCTCGACACCGTCGTGGACCCGTCCGTGGTGCGGGACGTCGACGTGGAGCTGGTCGCCAGCTCCGAGTGGTCGCCCAGCGTCGGCGGCGTCGACTTCGCGCTCTCCTGTGCCGAGTGCGGCAACACCGTGACCAGCGAGGGCACCTCCGCCAGCATCGGCGACGACGTCTACCAGTTCTGCTGTGGGTCGTGTGAGGCGCGGTTCCAGGAACGGTACGAGGAGCTGGACGCCGGGGTGTGA
- a CDS encoding metalloprotease family protein has translation MYVDPDPECHEDGWGAARSTAVGATVALAVVGAYAATYGLDRYLTYADALPAGELLQFAVVAAVLVAHEAVHAVAYATVGRCSWEEIRVEAGIDFGDGLDPVHHSVHPTRPVRRTAYWLCLAAPTLLLGVVPAAVGLATGSALATFVGIVGLLLVSTDVGPAVTAWRHPDRIAVPAPSG, from the coding sequence ATGTACGTCGACCCCGACCCCGAGTGCCACGAGGACGGCTGGGGGGCCGCGCGGTCGACCGCCGTCGGCGCGACCGTCGCCCTCGCCGTCGTCGGGGCCTACGCCGCCACCTACGGCCTCGACCGGTACCTCACCTACGCCGACGCGCTGCCCGCCGGCGAACTCCTCCAGTTCGCCGTCGTGGCCGCCGTGCTCGTCGCCCACGAGGCGGTCCACGCCGTCGCCTACGCCACCGTCGGGCGCTGTTCGTGGGAGGAGATACGGGTCGAAGCCGGCATCGACTTCGGCGACGGGCTCGACCCGGTCCACCACTCGGTGCATCCGACGCGGCCGGTCCGCCGCACGGCGTACTGGCTCTGCCTCGCCGCGCCCACACTGCTGCTCGGCGTCGTCCCGGCCGCGGTCGGACTCGCCACCGGGAGCGCGCTGGCGACGTTCGTCGGCATCGTCGGCCTCCTGCTCGTCTCGACCGACGTCGGCCCCGCCGTCACGGCGTGGCGACACCCCGACCGCATCGCGGTGCCCGCCCCGTCGGGCTGA
- a CDS encoding PrsW family intramembrane metalloprotease, which yields MSPRRDPIERAAERGRDLYEVATWDQRSEFDGIAVAVYEGLRPAARWVVIGIATTITLALFAFGGLATVSNPIVGTFVLLSLVPALLLAGYVYRSDVTTREPLPMLAGTFLLAVVFSTFASIVNTFTSAVFASVNLPTQGFFGGVLFFLFIVGPGEEFVKWLAVRIYAFRRAEFDAVIDGAVYGAVAGLGFATIENAFYITRFVEATGTTVSIVEAGSNIAALRALAGPGHVIYSGIAGFYLGLAKFNRENYGPIVVKGLLLAALFHATYNITVGYVPGIIAVVSPLDGFAASIVYIVAYDTLIGLFLYRKLRNYKRAYRDTGVLEHRNRPNDPELTEFDGPPRP from the coding sequence ATGAGTCCACGACGGGACCCGATAGAACGGGCCGCCGAACGCGGGCGGGACCTGTACGAGGTCGCGACCTGGGACCAGCGCAGCGAGTTCGACGGCATCGCCGTCGCGGTCTACGAGGGACTGCGGCCGGCCGCACGCTGGGTCGTCATCGGCATCGCGACGACCATCACGCTCGCGCTGTTCGCGTTCGGCGGACTGGCCACCGTCTCGAACCCCATCGTCGGGACGTTCGTCCTCCTCTCGCTCGTCCCCGCGCTGTTGCTCGCCGGCTACGTCTACCGCAGCGACGTGACCACGCGCGAACCCCTGCCGATGCTCGCCGGCACGTTCCTGCTCGCCGTCGTGTTCTCGACGTTCGCGAGCATCGTCAACACGTTCACGAGCGCCGTCTTCGCGAGCGTCAACCTCCCCACGCAGGGGTTCTTCGGTGGCGTGCTCTTCTTCCTGTTCATCGTCGGCCCCGGCGAGGAGTTCGTGAAGTGGCTCGCGGTCCGCATCTACGCCTTCCGCCGCGCCGAGTTCGACGCCGTCATCGACGGTGCGGTGTACGGTGCCGTCGCCGGTCTCGGCTTCGCCACCATCGAGAACGCCTTCTACATCACCCGGTTCGTCGAGGCGACCGGCACCACCGTCTCCATCGTCGAGGCCGGGTCGAACATCGCCGCCCTGCGCGCGCTCGCCGGCCCCGGCCACGTCATCTACTCGGGCATCGCCGGCTTCTACCTGGGCCTCGCGAAGTTCAATCGCGAGAACTACGGCCCCATCGTCGTCAAGGGGCTGCTGCTCGCCGCGCTGTTCCACGCCACCTACAACATCACCGTCGGCTACGTCCCCGGCATCATCGCCGTCGTCTCGCCGCTGGACGGCTTCGCCGCGAGCATCGTCTACATCGTCGCCTACGACACCCTCATCGGGCTGTTCCTCTACCGGAAGCTGCGGAACTACAAACGCGCCTACCGCGACACCGGCGTGCTCGAGCACCGGAACCGCCCCAACGACCCCGAACTCACGGAGTTCGACGGCCCGCCGCGGCCCTGA
- a CDS encoding metallophosphoesterase, protein MSDDTAASASDPVAASHRDSVETRYGAPTIVSLSDVHGYLDRARSALLTLSDHDEFDPIVEERDDGLLHWAGNDYVFVFNGDAVDRGPDSAGCLDLVARLRDEAPDGHVRQHLGNHEWFCLLPNDPGDGSWYCDAVPDERRRAMYDAIVDGDVAVAYEGYNYTYSHAGQPDGVDPAAVNDEAAAAAADLRTVVGTPEDDLRAVVDRFGEYPVFDAGIHILDGGDGHVKGPGAGPLWLGFDHLPAAAPPQIVGHTRHEEPTRTGNVVCGDVVLNNRETPGGEAVLVETPDSLCALVRQADGGVELREV, encoded by the coding sequence ATGAGCGACGACACAGCCGCCAGCGCGAGCGACCCGGTCGCTGCCAGCCACCGGGACTCGGTCGAGACACGCTACGGGGCCCCGACCATCGTCAGCCTGAGCGACGTCCACGGCTACCTCGACCGGGCCCGCAGCGCGCTCCTGACGCTCTCGGACCACGACGAGTTCGACCCCATCGTCGAGGAGCGCGACGACGGCCTGTTGCACTGGGCCGGCAACGACTACGTCTTCGTGTTCAACGGCGACGCGGTCGACCGCGGGCCGGACTCCGCGGGCTGTCTCGACCTGGTCGCCCGGCTCCGTGACGAGGCCCCCGACGGCCACGTCCGCCAGCATCTCGGCAACCACGAGTGGTTCTGCCTGCTCCCGAACGACCCGGGGGACGGCAGCTGGTACTGCGACGCCGTCCCCGACGAACGGCGGCGGGCCATGTACGACGCCATCGTGGACGGCGACGTTGCCGTCGCCTACGAGGGGTACAACTACACGTACAGCCACGCTGGACAGCCCGACGGCGTCGACCCCGCCGCGGTGAACGACGAGGCAGCGGCGGCCGCCGCGGACCTGCGCACGGTCGTCGGCACGCCCGAGGACGACCTCCGGGCCGTCGTCGACCGGTTCGGCGAGTACCCCGTCTTCGACGCGGGCATCCACATCCTCGACGGCGGCGACGGCCACGTGAAAGGCCCCGGCGCTGGCCCGCTCTGGCTCGGCTTCGACCATCTGCCGGCGGCCGCACCACCGCAGATCGTCGGCCACACGCGCCACGAGGAACCGACGAGGACCGGGAACGTCGTCTGCGGGGACGTGGTGCTGAACAACCGCGAGACACCGGGGGGCGAGGCGGTGCTGGTCGAGACGCCGGACTCGCTGTGTGCGCTGGTCAGGCAGGCAGACGGCGGTGTGGAGCTGCGCGAGGTGTAG
- a CDS encoding CopD family protein, which translates to MSTIDVAVRMVHSITSAVWVGSVLFVTFGLLPAALDGSLNATPSQAIVSRFRWLSRGCSALLFATGGHLAGTLYTVDSLTGSGRGHLVLTMLALWFVLTGLVEVAAGKLDRGFDDQKVRTPAGEAKPFLYAASVVAVLLLVDATLIVYGSGLVY; encoded by the coding sequence ATGTCCACCATCGACGTCGCCGTCCGGATGGTCCACAGCATCACGTCGGCCGTCTGGGTGGGGAGCGTCCTGTTCGTCACGTTCGGGCTGCTCCCCGCCGCGCTCGACGGCTCGCTCAACGCCACCCCCTCGCAGGCCATCGTCTCGCGGTTCCGCTGGCTCTCGCGTGGCTGCTCCGCACTGCTGTTCGCGACCGGCGGCCACCTCGCCGGCACACTGTACACGGTCGACTCGCTCACCGGCAGCGGCCGCGGCCACCTCGTGCTCACCATGCTCGCGCTCTGGTTCGTCCTCACCGGCCTGGTCGAGGTCGCCGCCGGCAAGCTCGACCGCGGCTTCGACGACCAGAAGGTCCGGACGCCCGCCGGCGAGGCGAAGCCGTTCCTCTACGCCGCGAGCGTCGTCGCCGTCCTCCTGCTCGTCGACGCGACGCTCATCGTCTACGGCTCCGGCCTCGTCTACTGA
- a CDS encoding universal stress protein, translating into MTEALDVDLVLVPVDGSDESVTAVEYAVAIAGCYDARVHAVYVVGQDVSRAIEEGAIDEDEVAAETQSFVDDAVAVAADQDVELSTSTAYGFSTHRKTQHPGSVVLDTAEELGADFIVVPRESMADDAGDVLAKAAEYVLLYASQPLLSV; encoded by the coding sequence ATGACCGAGGCGCTCGACGTAGACCTCGTGCTCGTGCCGGTCGACGGGAGCGACGAGTCCGTCACGGCGGTCGAGTACGCGGTGGCGATAGCGGGCTGCTACGACGCGAGGGTGCACGCGGTGTACGTCGTCGGGCAGGACGTCTCGCGGGCCATCGAGGAGGGAGCGATCGACGAGGACGAGGTCGCCGCAGAGACACAGTCGTTCGTCGACGACGCGGTGGCGGTGGCGGCCGACCAGGACGTCGAGCTGTCGACGTCGACTGCGTACGGCTTCTCGACGCACCGGAAGACCCAGCACCCGGGGAGCGTCGTGCTCGACACGGCCGAGGAGCTGGGGGCCGATTTCATCGTCGTCCCGCGCGAGTCGATGGCCGACGACGCCGGCGACGTGCTCGCGAAGGCGGCGGAGTACGTGCTGCTGTACGCGAGCCAGCCGTTGCTGTCGGTCTGA
- a CDS encoding DUF5611 family protein, whose product MKEYKMRRGEYLEERIPDLESTVEEYFGPITGTEEFKGSDLFVIEEPANPVFERVVAGAVSYSGKKDKLAVEFHERDVADLGPDELEAAGDAVDKKNDFLLEATGRDAKSRRKSMKRSVEDDPDHDVDA is encoded by the coding sequence ATGAAGGAGTACAAGATGCGACGAGGCGAGTACCTCGAGGAGCGAATCCCGGACCTCGAATCGACCGTCGAGGAGTACTTCGGCCCCATCACGGGCACGGAGGAGTTCAAGGGAAGCGACCTGTTCGTCATCGAGGAGCCCGCCAACCCCGTGTTCGAGCGGGTCGTCGCCGGTGCCGTCTCCTACTCCGGCAAGAAGGACAAACTGGCCGTCGAGTTCCACGAGCGCGACGTCGCCGACCTCGGCCCCGACGAGCTGGAGGCCGCAGGCGACGCCGTCGACAAGAAGAACGACTTCCTCCTCGAGGCGACCGGTCGCGACGCCAAGTCCCGCCGCAAGTCGATGAAGCGGTCGGTCGAGGACGACCCGGACCACGACGTCGACGCGTAG
- the ygfZ gene encoding CAF17-like 4Fe-4S cluster assembly/insertion protein YgfZ — MTVIESVHADHGATFTERGGRRVVDHYGRPERVHKAVRRVVGVIELGYGVVVVSGDDRLEFVDNAVSNDVPETDGKGCYALLLDPQGGIETDMYVYNAGERLLLFTPPQRAEPLADDWSGKVFIQDVEIRVATDEFATFGVHGPNSTEKIASVLNGAASPEGHLSFDRGSMGDDGVTVIASDAPAGDEGYEVVCSADAAASVFDTLVNHGLNAAPFGYRTWDALTLEAGTPLFDTELEGRIPNVAGIRNALDFEKGCYVGQEVVSRVENRGRPSKRLVGLEPDAVPESGAAVFAGDAAVGEVTRAVESPMLEHPIALAYVEWDAADGETALTVRYDGDEVDASVVDLPFVDGSDRSARLPSYES; from the coding sequence ATGACGGTCATCGAGTCGGTCCACGCGGACCACGGAGCCACGTTCACGGAGCGCGGCGGCCGTCGGGTCGTCGACCACTACGGTCGCCCGGAGCGCGTGCACAAGGCGGTCCGCCGTGTCGTCGGAGTCATCGAACTCGGCTACGGCGTCGTCGTCGTGTCGGGTGACGACCGCCTCGAGTTCGTCGACAACGCGGTCTCCAACGACGTCCCCGAGACCGACGGCAAGGGCTGTTACGCACTGCTGCTCGACCCGCAGGGCGGCATCGAGACGGACATGTACGTCTACAACGCGGGCGAGCGCCTCCTGCTCTTCACGCCGCCACAGCGGGCCGAACCGCTCGCCGACGACTGGTCGGGGAAGGTGTTCATCCAGGACGTCGAGATCCGGGTCGCCACGGACGAGTTCGCCACCTTCGGCGTCCACGGTCCGAACTCAACCGAGAAGATCGCGAGCGTGCTGAACGGCGCGGCCAGCCCGGAGGGCCACCTCTCGTTCGACCGGGGCTCGATGGGCGACGACGGCGTGACCGTCATCGCGAGCGACGCACCAGCGGGCGACGAGGGCTACGAGGTCGTCTGCAGCGCCGACGCCGCCGCCAGCGTCTTCGACACGCTCGTCAACCACGGGCTGAACGCCGCGCCGTTCGGCTACCGGACGTGGGACGCGCTCACGCTCGAAGCCGGGACGCCGCTGTTCGACACCGAACTCGAAGGGAGAATTCCGAACGTCGCGGGCATCCGGAACGCGCTCGACTTCGAGAAGGGCTGCTACGTCGGCCAGGAGGTCGTCTCCCGTGTCGAGAACCGCGGTCGCCCGAGCAAGCGGCTGGTCGGGCTGGAGCCCGACGCAGTCCCCGAGTCCGGCGCGGCCGTCTTCGCCGGCGACGCCGCCGTCGGCGAGGTAACGCGTGCCGTCGAGAGTCCGATGCTGGAACACCCCATCGCGCTGGCGTACGTCGAGTGGGACGCGGCCGACGGCGAGACGGCGCTGACCGTCCGCTACGACGGTGACGAGGTCGACGCGTCGGTCGTCGACCTGCCGTTCGTCGACGGCAGCGACCGCTCCGCACGGCTGCCGTCGTACGAGTCGTAG